A window from Microbacterium ginsengiterrae encodes these proteins:
- a CDS encoding GIY-YIG nuclease family protein encodes MAHAYMLRCCDGTLYVGSTIDLDQRLRQHQAGMGAEYTKRRLPVELFWCGEFDAIDEAFAWEKRLQGWSHAKRVAFAEGGLDAVIGWQKRQRAAKGRAASAR; translated from the coding sequence ATGGCACACGCATACATGCTCCGATGCTGTGACGGCACACTCTACGTCGGCAGCACGATCGACCTCGATCAGCGGCTCCGCCAGCATCAGGCAGGCATGGGCGCCGAGTACACCAAGCGACGTCTTCCCGTGGAGCTGTTCTGGTGTGGGGAGTTCGACGCCATCGACGAGGCTTTCGCGTGGGAGAAGCGGCTGCAGGGATGGAGCCACGCCAAGCGGGTCGCATTCGCCGAGGGCGGGCTCGACGCCGTGATCGGATGGCAGAAGCGCCAGCGGGCCGCGAAGGGGAGAGCGGCTTCGGCTCGCTGA